The genomic region CCTCCCGACCTGATGAACAAACGATCCGGATCCTGCGGATCAGGCAGCCCGCCTGAACCGGCCCGCGCGAGGCCCTGCGGACAGCCCGAGAAGCTCATGCAACGTTGCGCCGTCCCGGGCCCAGCGCTGCAGCCTGTCGCGGTCAACCCAGTGCACGCCGTGCCGCTCGCCCCACGCCATGGCGTCACGGGTGAAGCTCCCGTTGGTGATGACGACAGCATGCGCCGCTTTGTGTACCGGACCGGCGGTGCCCTTGACCGCGTACATGACCGAGGAGCCCACCTTCCCGCCGACGCGGGTGTGTTTGGCCTGCACCACGATCCGGCCGAGCCGCGGATGGTCCCCTATGACATCGGCGGCCTGGTCCCCTGCACCGCCCACCCTGCGGGCCGGACAACCATCGCGGACCAGCAGGTCCCGCAAGGCATGCTCGAAGCGCCGGTCGTCCATCGCGTCGAACTCGGCCAGGGCGATCCGAAGCGCGGCCACCCGCTCTCCCTCACGACGCCGCCTTGCGCTCGTCTGCCGCAGGCGCCATACGCCCACCGCTCCCACGAGCAGGACGAGCGCCAGCAGAACGGGCCAGGCCTGCGCTAACGCGCCTGTCGCCGCCACCAGCATCCGCACAGCAAGCACGAGCACGGCCACCACGACGACGGCGGCCGAGACCACCTCTGCCGTGCCGCGCGGACGCCGCAAACGCAGCAGCGCCATCAGTGCTCGGTCTGCGCGGAGGCGGCCGGCTTCGGATCAG from Streptomyces sp. QL37 harbors:
- a CDS encoding restriction endonuclease; translation: MALLRLRRPRGTAEVVSAAVVVVAVLVLAVRMLVAATGALAQAWPVLLALVLLVGAVGVWRLRQTSARRRREGERVAALRIALAEFDAMDDRRFEHALRDLLVRDGCPARRVGGAGDQAADVIGDHPRLGRIVVQAKHTRVGGKVGSSVMYAVKGTAGPVHKAAHAVVITNGSFTRDAMAWGERHGVHWVDRDRLQRWARDGATLHELLGLSAGPRAGRFRRAA